A stretch of Bradyrhizobium diazoefficiens DNA encodes these proteins:
- the purD gene encoding phosphoribosylamine--glycine ligase codes for MHILLLGSGGREHALAWKIAASPLVTKFWCAPGNAGIAREAECVALDVADHAAVIAFCKQNAVELVVVGPETPLAAGIVDDLTAAGIKAFGPNKIPAQLESSKGFTKALCTEFGIPTGAYKRFTNADDARAYVQSQGAPIVVKADGLAAGKGVVVAKTVREAEDAIAMMFEGAFGEAGTEVVIEEFLPGREISFFALCDGETAIPLASAQDHKRVFDHDVGPNTGGMGAYSPTPLVTPAIHDAIMARIILPTVAGMKSRGTPFRGILYAGIMLTTQGPKLFEFNVRFGDPECQVLMLRMMSDIVPAFLASCDGQLKNFDLRWYPESALTVVMAAKGYPGDYRKGTRIEGLDDAAKVDTVEIFHAGTVAKDGAILANGGRVLNVCALGATVTEAQARAYQAVDRINWPDGFCRRDIGWQAVDAEKARS; via the coding sequence ATGCACATTCTCCTGCTCGGTTCCGGCGGCCGCGAACATGCTCTGGCGTGGAAGATCGCGGCTTCTCCCCTGGTGACCAAATTCTGGTGCGCGCCCGGCAATGCCGGCATCGCGCGCGAGGCGGAATGCGTGGCGCTCGATGTGGCCGACCATGCCGCCGTGATCGCCTTCTGCAAGCAGAACGCCGTCGAGCTCGTGGTCGTGGGTCCGGAGACGCCGCTGGCGGCCGGCATCGTCGATGATCTCACCGCCGCTGGCATCAAGGCGTTTGGCCCGAACAAGATCCCCGCCCAGCTCGAAAGCTCCAAGGGTTTCACCAAGGCGCTGTGCACCGAATTCGGCATTCCGACCGGCGCCTACAAGCGTTTCACCAACGCCGATGATGCGCGCGCCTATGTGCAAAGCCAGGGCGCGCCGATCGTGGTGAAGGCCGATGGGCTGGCCGCCGGCAAGGGCGTCGTCGTCGCCAAGACCGTGCGCGAGGCCGAGGACGCCATCGCCATGATGTTCGAGGGCGCGTTCGGCGAGGCCGGCACTGAAGTCGTGATCGAGGAATTTCTGCCGGGCCGCGAGATCAGCTTCTTCGCGCTCTGCGACGGCGAGACCGCCATTCCGCTGGCCTCAGCGCAGGACCACAAGCGCGTGTTCGATCACGATGTCGGGCCGAACACCGGCGGCATGGGCGCCTATTCGCCGACGCCGCTGGTGACGCCGGCGATCCACGACGCGATCATGGCCAGGATCATTCTGCCGACGGTCGCCGGCATGAAGAGCCGTGGCACGCCGTTCCGCGGCATTCTCTACGCCGGCATCATGCTGACGACGCAGGGCCCAAAACTGTTCGAGTTCAACGTCCGCTTCGGCGATCCCGAGTGCCAGGTGCTGATGCTGCGGATGATGTCCGACATCGTGCCGGCGTTCCTCGCCTCCTGCGATGGTCAGCTGAAGAACTTTGACCTTCGCTGGTATCCGGAATCCGCGCTGACGGTGGTGATGGCGGCGAAGGGCTATCCCGGCGACTACCGGAAGGGCACGCGGATCGAGGGGCTCGATGACGCGGCGAAAGTCGACACCGTCGAGATTTTTCACGCCGGCACGGTTGCGAAGGATGGCGCCATCCTCGCCAATGGCGGCCGCGTGCTCAATGTCTGCGCGTTGGGGGCGACCGTGACCGAGGCGCAGGCCCGCGCCTATCAGGCCGTCGACCGCATCAACTGGCCGGACGGCTTCTGCCGCCGCGACATCGGCTGGCAGGCGGTGGACGCGGAGAAGGCTCGGAGCTGA